One Zootoca vivipara chromosome 9, rZooViv1.1, whole genome shotgun sequence DNA window includes the following coding sequences:
- the LOC118083734 gene encoding 1-phosphatidylinositol phosphodiesterase, whose translation MEAENQEQTEAFDNTPWPAVTLPDWMSGLPDHLLLSRVSIPGTHDSMSLLGDSKIRCQSWPLEAQLAAGVRFLDIRCKLEGGHFLIYHVNTFQEADFSEVLNKTLSFLREHPQETVLMRVKEELPIIPKEDFAPRLRQYLDEEGQGCVWTKEAIPTLGQARGKVVILEELEKEVLGVPYEELSVGDAWHVFSAERKWDRVKEHLNAAAIGDQAVIHLTYCSGNGLFTNPEELAKYINPCCYEHLRAQAGEVVRWGVVIMDFPGTGLIRTIVESNLEMGSGHTTT comes from the coding sequence ATGGAGGCTGAAAATCAGGAGCAGACGGAGGCATTTGACAACACTCCATGGCCCGCTGTTACCCTCCCTGACTGGATGTCAGGTTTACCTGACCATCTTCTCCTTTCCAGAGTCTCAATCCCTGGTACCCATGACTCCATGAGCCTCCTTGGTGACTCGAAGATCCGCTGTCAGAGCTGGCCTCTCGAGGCTCAGCTGGCTGCTGGCGTGCGCTTTCTGGATATCCGCTGCAAACTCGAAGGTGGCCATTTCCTTATCTACCATGTCAACACTTTCCAGGAGGCTGATTTTTCTGAAGTTCTGAACAAGACATTGAGCTTCCTCAGGGAACACCCACAGGAGACTGTACTTATGAGGGTCAAAGAGGAACTCCCAATTATTCCCAAAGAAGACTTTGCCCCCCGTTTGCGGCAGTATTTGGATGAAGAAGGCCAGGGCTGTGTTTGGACAAAAGAGGCCATTCCCACCTTAGGCCAGGCACGAGGCAAGGTGGTCATCTTGGAGGAactagagaaagaggtgctgggAGTGCCGTATGAGGAACTGAGTGTTGGCGATGCCTGGCACGTTTTCTCTGCAGAGCGCAAATGGGACCGGGTTAAGGAGCACCTTAATGCAGCAGCTATTGGTGACCAAGCTGTCATACACCTTACCTATTGCTCTGGTAATGGGCTTTTCACCAACCCTGAGGAACTAGCCAAATACATCAATCCATGTTGCTATGAACACCTGAGGGCTCAGGCTGGGGAAGTTGTGCGCTGGGGTGTGGTGATAATGGATTTTCCAGGTACAGGACTGATTCGCACCATTGTGGAGAGTAATTTGGAGATGGGGAGTGGCCACACAACCACTTAG